The sequence below is a genomic window from Xiphophorus maculatus strain JP 163 A chromosome 10, X_maculatus-5.0-male, whole genome shotgun sequence.
acttacttACTATTTCTTGATATAAATGAGCCATTCTGTAGAACAGAaatctggacaacagactggactggagacgcAGCAGTGACTATGTAACCTATAAACCCTCTAACTGCAGACAGACGAGTCGAGCTGTACAGAGtagttactactggtggaaaaagGCCAAATCAGAACCTTCCCTCCTTGAGAGTGCAGAGTGGTTATCCTTCTCACTCACCAAGGAGAACAGACTCCTAATGAAAGGCGGAAAAACCAGAGAATcacagtcatttttttcctcacctgAAGAATTAAATATGAGCTGATAAATCTATGTGATTGTATAACCCACTGGGTATTATTCAGACGAACATGTACAGTACTAGTTCAGAATGGTCGGTCATCATTAGAGGACACTCTTATTGAAATATATCTCTAATTATTGTCTTATTTCTCTCCTCAGGTCTGTGGGTAAAACATGTATGCTCATGAGCTATACATCCAATGCCTTCCCTGGAGAATACATCCCCACAGTGTAAGTCCTACACAGCACCAACCACGACAACTTCTGGTCAGATCTGGTCCTATTCAATAGAGAGCTGGGTgaagtttaaaaatacagaGATATAGTATAAGAGAATAAGTGGAACACTATGTCAAAGACAGTTTGCTCTGAACACTAacgttttgctgttttcctccAGGTTCGATAGTTATTCTGCCAATGTAATGGTGGACGAGAATCCAGTGGCCCTGTGTCTGTGGGACACGGCAGGACAGGAGGACTATGACAGACTCAGACCTCTGTCCTACCCTCAGACGGTGGGTGTATGTTCAGTACGTCTGCTCACACTAGTTGTTGCGACAAGGAACGCAAACAAATAATCGATTGTCAAATAGTGGtttatcagattaaagtttATGACATTTGATTAACCGATAACGTCAGCAAGACAATCGGTGGTGGGATGGGTGGTGGGATGGGTGGTGGTCGAGGGCGGGGACCAATCTGAACCTTTGGCTACAGAAGCTAAACAACACGATTACGAAATAAACTCAAGCACCACTTTTCCTAACACTTTCTTTTCTAACACAGTATGTTCTGCTTTGTAGCACATATTGTccaaaaaacatgttaaagtaaaaaacaaaaactgttaaagagccttaaaataaatacttgcgTTCAACACAAGTCCAGCAGAGTTGTCAATAGTTTACACtgaactgtaaaacatttgtgttaatagatttttatgaatattttttattttgcttccttCTCTCTTAGGACgtgtttctgctttgcttttctcTCGTCGGTCCACCTTCCTTCGAGAATGTCCGTGCCAGGGTAAGAACAGCCTGCTCTCGGCAACAAGGCCAGCGGTTCACATCTGCTCACCACTACGTAGAAAACAGGGCCGTCGTTGACGCAACCCAACGTCTGCTTAAGAAATAaagttcatttctgtttctataTTTGGTTTTAGACGTAAGAAAAACATGTAAGATACCAAAGGTTGGGcggacatttttttattctttcagagCTATTTACAACCTGCTTTCCATTTGTAGTGGATCAAAGAGCTGCATCACCACTGCCCTACGACCCCGATAGTCCTGGTGGGCACCAAGGTGGACCTGAGGAATGACAGTGAAGctctggaggaggagaaactgACTCCAATCACCACTGTGCAGGGCTTTGCCATGGCTAAAGAAATCGGTCAGTTTTTGGtcctcctgttttctgtttaaatgtatCTGGGCGCTACAGGAGTACTAGCgggccagaaaaaaaacaaatagcaaaaatagaaaagtccaattgttttctttatttttttgaaaaggaattaaaaggaaCGTTATTCATTGTTGATCCAAAACTTTCAAaggattttgcacatttgctgtattaaaagaaaggtacctagtttttttttttttttttactgttttaggCTCAGTTGAACAATTTTATTGTCAGTTATAAAAATAGGATTcgggtcactttctttcaaaaccaTTGACATATTTAgcaaagtttaataaatgaaataaaagctgatttggatGGAGCAAAGTTGGCATTTCAtatagatgtgtgtgtgtgtgtgtgtgtgtgtgtgtgtgcgtgcgtgcgtgcgtgtgtgtgtgcgtgtgtgtgcgtgtgtgcgtgcgtgtgtgtgtgtgtgtgtgtgtgtgtgtgtgtgtgtgagagagagtgtgGTCCTACTTATTAGAAATGTTTGGTTgtaaaaaaagctaataaagtTTGTGTTGTAATTAATATTTCCCATCATGAGGAAAATTACGTCGGTAATAATTTTACCCcaattaaaaaacagatttatatcATTCTCGAACTGCAAGGGCCACAAgcggcccccgggccacactttggactaCATTTTCTGAGGAAAGTTAGATTAGTGgtaatttttttatgcaaataacaAATTTGTAATTATAGCTTTATTTTTACCAAGAGATCCCACTGaaggagaaacatttaaaacaaacattaatccaaaacaataaaatcaaatcataGAGCGACTCAAACACAGCAGCCTCCCAAGAAAGGCCGTGACATTTGTCCtcattctatttatttatgattCTCCTAAAATCAGTAATAGATTTGAGTGTTTGGGGTTTTagaacttttcttttaatattggtaaattttgcctattttttctctcctctctcatCTGTTCTTCCATCACTCTGtgacttttaacattttagccGATGTCAAATATGTCTGTTGTGATACTGTCAAAAGAAGTTTCAGAACACTTACATAATTGTTATTGCATAATTATTGCACTCCAATGTGGTATgaatatttgagaaatattgtgTAGCCCTAATAATATCAGTGAATTGCTTAAAAATCTCATATTgtgatgctttttttattgctgcagcACCGTATAAATGTTatacttttatttgatttgaactTGTCATCAGAGAACTGGGAactcaaaaaaactgaaagtccATATCTATTtagaaaatttgcatttatatacaaaaaatagATACGATAACAAATTTTTCCTGCGTGTGCTGAAACCAGGTGCAGCGAAGTACCTGGAGTGCTCCGCCCTGACGCAGCGCGGCCTCAAGACCGTGTTTGATGAAGCCATCAGGACGGTCCTGCTGGCCCCCAAAGTCCAGAAAAAACGCAGGTGCCAGATACTCTGATGGAGATCCATGTGGACCAAGAGTCAGAATTCCCACCAAAAAAATCATCGTCTTTACAAACAGAGAAGATGTAAAATTTCAtttgaatgtaaaaacaatGCCGTCCTTTTCTCCTGCTTATTCCTGTCGAACTGACTAAGGATGTGATTTCTTTTCCAACAAACATGGTGACAAAACCTGcttccagttttcttttaggTCGAACCTGAAAGAAAACTGGGCAACAATTCATGAAGATGGGAGATATTGCATCTGATTGTCTGGAGATTGTGTGTGGAGTACCTCAAGGGTCAGTACTGGgaccagttttatttaatttgtatataAACGGCATAAGCAAAGTGTCTAAtgtattaaagtttgtgttATTTGCTGACAACACAAATATTCTAGTCTCCGGTAAAAACGTACCTCAGAAATCAGTGAATTAATGAAATAGTTTGACAATAGTAAATTAACACTAAATTTGGAGAAGActaaaatcatgtttgttttttttaaacagtttcaaAATACTCAGATTCAAGTTCAGACAGAGGGTGTAACTCTGGAAAAGGTTTATGTTAATAAGTTTCTTGGCCTAATAATAGATGACAAAATCAGCTGGAAActtcatattaaacatttacagattAAACTATGTAGAAACATATCAGTTCCTGGCTAAAACTAGACATATTCTGTATAATAAATCATCTCATATTCTATATAACTCTCTGATTTTGCCATATTTATCATGTTGTTCAGAGGTGTGGggaattaattacaaatttcatggtacaaaattattaaataattaaattattagttAAATGAAGAGTTAAAGCAAGGTCAGAATtgaatacaatttaaaaggaaatatgaGGAGGTCATTTTTACAAGATATAGAAATATGGGTGAGAGATAGCACtaatgtgtttatgtaaattGAGGCTAATGCGTATGAGTGTGTGGAGGTATGTCTAAATTTATATAGACCTACGTCTATATAAATTTAGAAGTATGTAAACCCAGATAGAATAGAACATTAATtaacctgtttattttttaatttgatttaataatgaGGGTCCATCCGAAAATATTGTACGAGTTTATGGGATAGGAGTTCATAAGTTTCTAACTCCTTCCTGCTGCTTTATGAGCATGTTAAGATTGTTGTAgtacaaaaatgtcttttgcattccatgttcatgtgtgtgattttatacttctatagtgtttgaaataaataaataaataaataaacttgcagAGTCACTTTTTCAACAATGTTTTAGAGCCTTTAATGGAAGTTATAGTTTGGAATCCATCGGAAACAAACTgagttcaaaaatacttaattaaaatcccaaaggaaaaatgaaatgttactcATATTATCAAGTTTCTTCAAAGGGTTGTTGTAACTAGAGGAGTAATAAGTTACCCTCCTGCCCCCAGTTACTGGGGGAGTAAATGATTACTGGTAACTTCCCAGTAATCAGTTACTAAAAACTAGATAATAAGAAAAGATAATAAGGTTTTATTTGTGCCTGGATCAACAAACATGATTTGATGTTATTCTGAACTTGTACATAACAAATACAGAATAATATcaaagttttgttattttaggtCTGTTTTATCTTTACAAAGATAAAACTGCCCTGCTGGAGATATTGTAGAAGCTATAGGTGTTTAAACTcagaatatataaataaagatctACACAAGACTCGGAACTCCTTCTGCTCATAGTCGAACGAGAAGAGATTTTAATGCACATCTGCAGATACACAACATCACATAAAACGGCTTCTATAACataattatattcctctacaGAGACCCGACTTCATCAAAGCACATTCTTAAAAGGGctgtattatgtgttttccaggcacataatgCTATTTCATAACACAATTAAGTAAGCATGTAACCTTCAGATGTtatgtcaaacatgacttaaaagaatttTGACTATAATTTaccaccttgaaattgggcctctatctctttaaaagctcctgctctttctgaaactctgccttcaacAAGTGATCACAAcgtggctcctctgttaaccctttaactacatttttttgcacTAAGAAGCAGCTGGTACCATGAGCTCAGCACATGTAGCAGTTCCACCGGATGTTTGCTAAtggctgctggctagtctgaaggagctggatGGGGGCGTTGTAGGtcacagctgctctgtgaggcggaagctctgAAGTTAGGAAACtacagctcagaggaggagctttgtcctaaAAAGGCAGcactaggtccacccaggcattttacacaccatggagattaaaagatttctcaaatactgatgaaagaatcaaggcaacactccaggtgtgtttttgatgaaggaataacttTATGACATGCCGCAGAGCTAAAAAATGTTGAGTTTACACGACACGGCCCGTTTGATGAGCATCACAGTTCAATGCTTGTCAGAcattttgctttgctctgcgaACTGTACAGACATCTGCATGAATGAAATTCTTGCCAAAAGACAAGCCCTGAGCAAGATTCCAGAGATTCACCGGGGTGTTTGTTCCTGGTACAGGAGAGGAAGTCCAATAATTGGCGCTGCCGTCTCTCCTCCTGAAGCAGAGCATGGATGAGTCTCTCCAGAAGCGTTTCCTCCGGTCGCTTCGCCTTTAGGACGACAGATTCCTGCTCATCCACCTTTTGTCCAGGCGGCCTGTTCGCTGTGTCTGATGCAAAACTCCATTAAGTGTGTGGTGGTGGGGGATGGGTAAGTGACTTTCAGTTTTCCCTTCTCACCTGTAAACCATAATgtattttaacaacaacaaaaaaaaaacatagccaACAGAAGCCGTTTTACTAATAATAGTAATCACAAAGAAGCTCATATTggtgtaaaatgtaatattttctttccttattaGATATTAAAGTGccatttctgaatgttttctgaCATAAAAGAGTCAGAGACAGAAAAGGCTAATTAAACTGCAGCGTTCATGAAAACTGTTCCTCCAGTCCAAACCAGTCTATCCTCATGTCGTACAGTCATGGTGGAACAGGTTTTTCCACTCGCTGAACATTAATAGGCGCCATCACCTGCGGCTCTTTACAaacatactttaaatattttctatcagGTTGGGTTAGTGACATCAGCTGCAGCAACGTTTGCAGCACAGACAACATGTCGCCTGTTTTCTGTGACGACtgtacagttttatttataagaaaaaaaaattcaacttcaaaagaaagattttaaacaCCTTCACTTTTTCTTACTCCTATTGTTTAGAACTAGCGCTCTTTAATGACTGGACTCAGACAGGAAGTAGGCAGACAAAAGGTCCAGTCGGctctgtgctgcagcagctACTGTCACTGTTCCCTACAGCAAACGATAGTGAAAGTGTACAACAATAATCAGGTTATTTTCATGCTTCTTGTGAGGAAGTATATATTACATTTCTgtaatatataaacaaaatagattatatacatatgtatatttatatatatatatacagcgaTTTAGATAATATCATTTATAAATCGCGATATAAATGGTGCCgccatttataaataaattgctgCACCATCAGAGATTTGGTACCGCTGATGGTACCAAATCTCAAAAAACGGAGGAGGATACGTAGAATCTCTGTGGGACACAGAGTCTTGACTTTGGATTGTTTCCCACTCTCACTGTGGGACTTCCAGGCCATTTCCTTTGGCTAAGCGTGTAAAACTTTGGACGTAGCAACAGTATGTTTCTTTATCACACAGCGCTGGCATAAGACGGAGGCCATGTTTTCCTATCTTGGTCATGACCTTACCTCCTAGGTCATCTGCTGTCTTTCACAGCCCCTCATTGGTGTTTGGTACCAGTTTGTGGATGGTAGAGATTATAACAAATCCTGGTTATAACAGAAAGAAAGTCTTGTAGACATTTGAACACTAGGCCAGAAATTATTTTCAGGGCGAATCTAGAAATGTTGGAGTTTTGAAGccttctattgattattcttgCGCTGTGCTATGCTAGTCTGTCCATTGCATTCCTGTGCAATGCCACTCGAAAATCTGTCTTGCTGCCAGCACAGTCTGGGCTCTGTCCTCTTGACTCagaccaatcagcgaacagaaggagaagttgtgaacaataaTATTggttttctgcactgttttaaaattgtcTGGAGTTttagcaatcgtttctcaacaaTCCAAACTCTTTGGACAAAGAGAAGTGCAGTACAAGGTGTTAGTTTTTACTAGGGTAGTGCTACTCTTGtttatacactgcctggccaaaaaaaaagtcgccaccaaaaaatggtcacactctctaatgtTTTGTTGGActgcctttagctttgattacagcccgcattcgctgtgacgttgtttcaataagcttctgcagtgtcacaagatttatttccatccagtgttgcattaatctctcaccaagatcttgtattgatgatgggagagtctgaccactgcgcaaagccttctccagcacatcccaaagattctcaatggggttaaggtctggactctgtggtggccaatccatgtgtgaaaaagatgtctcatgctccctgaaccactctttcacaatgtgagccccatgaatcctagcattgtcatcttggaatatgcccgttccatttgggaagacaaaatccattgatggaataacctggtca
It includes:
- the LOC102216748 gene encoding ras-related C3 botulinum toxin substrate 1-like; the encoded protein is MNNIKCVVVGDGSVGKTCMLMSYTSNAFPGEYIPTVFDSYSANVMVDENPVALCLWDTAGQEDYDRLRPLSYPQTDVFLLCFSLVGPPSFENVRARWIKELHHHCPTTPIVLVGTKVDLRNDSEALEEEKLTPITTVQGFAMAKEIGAAKYLECSALTQRGLKTVFDEAIRTVLLAPKVQKKRRCQIL